The genomic region ATCCCAATTTATATGAAAACTATGTAGTCACACCGCTTTTCGATGCCATTCCCTTTTCTGTGGAAAGGATCAATACGAAAATCCATGTTCTTGTACAAAAAAGCCTTTTGAATCTATCAGGCAAAATGTTTAGAGTTTTATTTGAGAGGTCAGAATGATCATCACTGTTTGCAAAGGCAAAGTCCATAGAGCCGTCGTCACTGAGGCGGAACTCCACTACGAAGGTAGCCTCACCGTAGACCAAGACCTTATGGATTTGGCCGGAATGAAGCCCTATGAACAAGTAAGCGTAGTGAACGTCAATAACGGAGCACGGTTCGAAACCTACCTGATTGTAGGAGAACGGGGTTCTGGAACCATTTGTTTGAATGGGGCAGCGGCAAGGCTTGGAATGAAAGGGGACAAAGTCATCATCATCACCTATGGTCAGGTGGATGAAAAAGACCTTCCAGCAGATTACAAACCAAAAGTGGTCTTCGTGGATGAGAACAATCGCCCGAAAAAAGCCTAATTTCCCTAATTTTTCCAAGGCTTTTCTTCGATACTATCTGTATAAACCAAATTGGTAGTCGGAACATGAACAAAACAATATTTGCCATTTCATTCACCCTGCTCACTTGTGCTCTCTTTGCCCAAGAATCGGGGAATACCCAAGGGACACAAAACGCCGTTGCCTCTTCCAAAGACAACCGTGACTTGTATCCTCTCTCTATGTATGATACAAGGATTCGCCTTAAAGGTGTAAACTTTGTTAGGCGACATGCTGATACAGGAAAAGGCGAATTTTTAGATGTCCAAGTGGAATTAGAATCTAGAGTTCCAGATAACCAAGAATATGCGATCTATGTTCTTGCTGGATTTGAAGGAGACCGTTCCAATCCAGATGAAAGAAAACTCATCCCCTACCCAGCTTGGAGAAAAGCAGATCCAGAAAAGGATGAAAGAACTTTATACTTTTCCAATGTAATGCCTACGCCAGTGACTGCCAAAGAAATTTGGGGTGAAGAAACATACGCAAAGAAAAAAGCAGAAGTAGAAAAACGCCATTACGCAGGATTTGAAGCAGAAATGCCAGAGCCAACGTTTACAGAAGTCGTGGATTACCTAT from Leptospira meyeri harbors:
- the panD gene encoding aspartate 1-decarboxylase; the encoded protein is MIITVCKGKVHRAVVTEAELHYEGSLTVDQDLMDLAGMKPYEQVSVVNVNNGARFETYLIVGERGSGTICLNGAAARLGMKGDKVIIITYGQVDEKDLPADYKPKVVFVDENNRPKKA